A window of bacterium contains these coding sequences:
- a CDS encoding ABC transporter ATP-binding protein, producing MLELKGLEVKYGNISALKGIDIRIAETEVVALIGANGAGKSTTLKTISGLIRPSAGSIWFGRTEISRKSPDEIVKLGICHVPEGRRIFSRLTVLENLLMGAFTRVNKTEIVHNLEKIFTLFPILKERRYQLGGTLSGGEQQMLAIARALMAQPKLLLLDEPSLGLAPKFVEIIFRIIQEINRHGTTILLVEQNALMALQTAHRGYVLETGNVVLNDTGSNLLQNPQVKYAYLGED from the coding sequence ATGTTAGAGCTAAAAGGCTTGGAGGTTAAATACGGAAATATCAGTGCACTTAAAGGGATAGATATCAGGATCGCTGAAACAGAGGTTGTTGCGTTAATTGGTGCGAATGGCGCTGGAAAATCGACTACATTAAAAACTATTTCCGGGTTGATAAGACCGAGTGCGGGTTCTATCTGGTTTGGAAGAACAGAGATTAGTCGTAAATCACCGGATGAAATAGTTAAACTTGGCATTTGTCATGTTCCTGAAGGGAGACGCATTTTTTCGCGATTAACGGTATTAGAGAATTTGCTAATGGGCGCATTTACCCGAGTAAATAAAACTGAAATTGTGCACAACCTTGAAAAAATATTTACGTTGTTCCCGATATTAAAAGAACGACGATATCAATTAGGTGGAACCTTATCGGGTGGAGAACAACAGATGTTAGCAATTGCTCGAGCATTAATGGCACAGCCGAAATTATTACTTTTAGATGAGCCATCGCTCGGATTAGCGCCGAAATTCGTTGAAATTATCTTCCGGATAATTCAAGAGATTAATCGCCATGGAACTACTATCCTGTTAGTCGAACAAAATGCGTTAATGGCACTACAGACCGCACATCGCGGGTATGTCCTTGAAACCGGGAACGTCGTGCTTAACGATACCGGGTCTAACCTTTTACAAAATCCGCAAGTTAAATATGCTTACCTTGGTGAAGATTGA
- a CDS encoding ABC transporter ATP-binding protein/permease translates to MTNYLALRFIRFLKPYWKKIILAIFLTFLLTALNLLMPKLLQFFIDDIIGKQHWDWLIPLCLVMFGIFIIQGFCSYYNSYTITYIGQRVIYDIRLQLYKTLQQLSLSFYDRMNTGAIISRMMDDVTMVQNVMTGATISVITDLFTLIFVVVILFKMNWMMTLTVFAFLPFYAANFRFFKRRRRAAHRAVREKMDQIMSDLEERISGMQVVKTFSKEKFETREFVADSREALDMNMHAAFLGMTFSSIGGIISGVGSAVTLCFGAWNVLHQQMTVGEMMAFSAWAAYLYSPTARLTEIANTIQQAGISLQRIFEIFDTAPEVKEKKDAITLPKIRGRVTFEHVSFEYLPGQKVLDDINLDIAPGTIVALVGHTGCGKTTLTSLLLRFYDVTAGRITIDGYDIRDITLASLRNQIGVVLQDPALYNETIKENIRYGEPEASDEQVVKAAQVAEIHEFISKLPEKYETKLGEEGIKLSVGEKQRLSIARAVVGEPAILILDEATSSLDSESEALIQKALSNVMRGKTCFIIAHRLSTIIRSDIIVVMDKGKIVEIGSHQELVKKPNGFYATLYKRQFTIPFKIATAGK, encoded by the coding sequence ATGACAAACTATCTTGCCCTACGGTTTATCCGTTTTCTTAAGCCATATTGGAAAAAAATCATTTTAGCGATTTTTCTGACCTTTTTGTTAACCGCATTAAATCTCTTAATGCCGAAACTGTTACAGTTCTTTATTGACGACATCATCGGAAAACAGCATTGGGATTGGCTTATTCCTCTTTGTTTAGTTATGTTCGGAATATTTATTATTCAAGGATTTTGCTCGTATTATAATTCATATACTATAACCTATATCGGTCAGCGGGTGATTTATGATATTCGCCTACAATTGTATAAAACGTTACAACAGCTTTCCTTAAGTTTCTATGACCGTATGAATACCGGTGCGATTATTTCCCGTATGATGGATGATGTTACCATGGTGCAGAATGTGATGACCGGTGCAACGATTAGCGTTATTACCGATTTATTTACGCTGATATTTGTGGTGGTAATCCTATTCAAAATGAATTGGATGATGACATTAACAGTATTTGCTTTCCTTCCATTCTATGCGGCTAACTTTCGATTCTTTAAACGACGCCGTCGTGCAGCGCATCGAGCTGTTCGTGAAAAAATGGATCAGATTATGTCGGATTTAGAAGAGCGGATTTCTGGAATGCAGGTTGTTAAGACTTTTTCCAAAGAGAAATTCGAAACTCGAGAATTTGTTGCTGATAGTCGTGAGGCTTTAGATATGAATATGCATGCAGCGTTTCTCGGGATGACGTTCTCAAGTATCGGAGGAATTATTAGTGGGGTAGGGAGTGCGGTAACTTTATGTTTTGGTGCATGGAATGTGTTACATCAGCAGATGACCGTTGGCGAAATGATGGCATTTTCCGCATGGGCAGCTTACCTATATAGCCCAACTGCGCGATTAACTGAAATTGCTAATACTATTCAGCAAGCAGGAATATCGCTCCAACGTATCTTCGAAATTTTTGATACTGCTCCAGAGGTTAAAGAAAAAAAAGATGCCATAACATTACCGAAAATCAGAGGACGAGTCACCTTTGAGCATGTTTCATTCGAATATCTCCCCGGCCAAAAGGTATTAGATGATATCAATCTCGACATCGCACCTGGAACAATAGTTGCCTTAGTTGGTCATACTGGTTGTGGAAAAACTACATTAACTAGTCTCTTGCTGCGTTTTTACGATGTTACCGCAGGAAGAATTACTATTGATGGTTATGATATCCGAGATATTACCTTAGCTTCATTAAGGAACCAGATTGGTGTGGTGTTACAGGATCCAGCGTTGTATAATGAAACAATCAAAGAAAATATTCGATATGGTGAACCGGAAGCATCGGATGAACAGGTTGTAAAAGCAGCGCAAGTTGCTGAAATCCATGAGTTTATCTCTAAGTTACCGGAAAAATATGAAACAAAACTCGGTGAAGAGGGAATAAAATTGTCAGTAGGTGAGAAACAACGGCTATCGATTGCACGGGCAGTGGTTGGAGAACCAGCAATTCTCATTTTGGATGAAGCTACATCCTCGCTGGATTCTGAATCAGAAGCTTTAATTCAAAAAGCGTTGTCTAACGTTATGCGCGGAAAAACCTGCTTTATTATAGCGCACCGATTATCAACGATTATTAGATCCGATATTATCGTTGTTATGGATAAGGGGAAAATCGTCGAAATAGGAAGCCATCAAGAATTAGTTAAGAAACCAAATGGGTTTTATGCAACGTTATATAAACGCCAGTTTACGATACCGTTTAAGATAGCTACTGCAGGTAAATAG
- a CDS encoding shikimate kinase, with amino-acid sequence MEKPNNIILTGFMGTGKTTIGKLLAVKLNWSYIDTDAVIEERLQMSITTIFAKFGEPYFRDVESAVIREIMQKNQQVIATGGGIVLREQNVTVMKSNGIILWLTAPAEVIYKRIQSDTTRPLLQVADPLQRIKELLHERIPYYAKADLVIDTSTKAPEELVELIHSSLMLKEK; translated from the coding sequence ATGGAAAAACCAAATAATATTATCCTTACCGGATTTATGGGAACCGGGAAGACCACGATTGGGAAGCTTTTAGCCGTAAAATTAAACTGGAGTTATATTGATACGGATGCTGTAATAGAAGAGAGACTTCAAATGTCTATCACGACAATATTTGCAAAATTTGGCGAACCTTATTTTCGCGATGTTGAATCGGCGGTTATTAGAGAAATAATGCAAAAAAACCAACAAGTTATTGCGACAGGCGGTGGGATTGTTCTCCGTGAACAAAATGTTACGGTAATGAAATCAAATGGTATCATTCTCTGGTTAACTGCGCCTGCGGAGGTAATTTATAAACGAATACAGTCTGATACGACTCGACCATTATTACAAGTTGCTGATCCGTTACAGCGCATTAAAGAGTTGTTGCACGAACGAATACCATATTATGCGAAAGCGGATTTGGTTATTGACACGAGCACAAAAGCTCCAGAAGAACTGGTTGAACTTATTCACTCAAGCTTAATGTTAAAAGAAAAGTAA
- a CDS encoding DNA recombination protein RmuC, with protein MNIIYFICGFLVGVGLVLLINWIRKKDAQTIAQALVAQTETQKMQDVEGLLNRIKDSFGAISLDILSKNTEAFLKLANETLSKQTQIGEKELEGKQKLIDQTLQSMKSDLLKLQDLVTQFEKDREQKFGALATQLQLTAEQTRRLYEVTGQLQSALASSKVRGQWGERMAEDVLRLAGFIEGINYFKQQKLETGTTRPDYTFFLPQGLKLNMDVKFPLDNFIQYMNATTDAEKEAYKKQFLKDVRSRIKAVTTRDYINPEEHTVDYVLVFIPNEQVYGFIHAEDTTLLDDALKNKVILCSPITLYAILAVIRQAVDNFNLEETATHILSLLGTFYKEWHAFLNTLEKMGKRIEDAQKEYTALITTRKNKLDKALAKIEELRVQKQLPIPEIIDTQLIEQEKVYEEK; from the coding sequence ATGAACATCATATATTTTATTTGCGGATTTCTTGTTGGGGTTGGATTAGTTCTCCTAATTAATTGGATACGGAAAAAAGATGCACAGACTATTGCACAAGCATTGGTTGCCCAAACCGAAACTCAAAAGATGCAGGATGTTGAAGGATTATTGAATCGTATTAAAGATTCGTTTGGGGCAATTTCACTCGATATATTATCGAAAAATACCGAAGCATTTTTGAAGCTCGCAAATGAAACGTTATCAAAACAAACTCAAATTGGTGAAAAAGAACTCGAAGGGAAACAGAAACTCATTGACCAAACATTACAATCAATGAAATCGGATTTATTAAAACTGCAAGATTTGGTTACCCAGTTCGAAAAAGACCGAGAACAAAAGTTCGGTGCGTTAGCCACACAATTACAATTAACCGCAGAACAAACCCGCAGACTATACGAAGTAACCGGTCAACTCCAATCAGCATTAGCGAGTTCTAAAGTTCGTGGACAATGGGGAGAACGAATGGCGGAAGATGTTCTTCGTCTAGCAGGGTTTATTGAGGGAATAAATTATTTCAAACAACAAAAGCTTGAAACTGGAACCACTCGACCGGATTATACGTTTTTCTTGCCGCAGGGATTGAAATTAAATATGGATGTCAAGTTTCCGTTGGATAACTTTATCCAGTATATGAACGCTACAACTGATGCTGAGAAGGAAGCATATAAAAAACAGTTCTTAAAAGATGTTCGGTCTCGAATTAAAGCAGTAACTACTCGAGATTATATTAATCCTGAAGAACATACCGTAGATTATGTTCTAGTATTTATACCCAACGAACAAGTCTATGGATTTATTCATGCTGAAGACACAACTTTACTTGATGATGCGTTGAAAAATAAGGTTATTCTCTGTTCGCCAATAACGCTGTATGCGATTTTAGCGGTGATCCGACAAGCAGTAGATAATTTTAATTTAGAAGAAACTGCAACGCATATCCTATCACTTCTCGGAACCTTTTATAAAGAATGGCATGCATTTTTGAATACGTTAGAAAAAATGGGAAAACGCATTGAAGATGCTCAAAAAGAATATACTGCGTTAATCACTACTCGAAAAAATAAACTGGATAAAGCGCTCGCCAAAATAGAGGAACTACGAGTACAAAAACAATTACCGATACCCGAAATTATTGATACCCAACTCATTGAACAGGAGAAAGTATATGAAGAAAAATAG
- a CDS encoding branched-chain amino acid ABC transporter permease: MFIQQLINGLTLGAIYALIALGYTMVYGILQLINFAHGEIYMIGGYIGVFVVSVFGPTLIASGNAIYLLPIIFIVSMLFCAGLGITIERLAYRPLRNAPRLAPLITAVGVSLVLQNAAMLIFGSENKIFPSIFPEGAIMLNNARISYLQIFIIIFCILLMVGLELFIKKTKLGIAMRATAQDRDAAALMGININRVIATTFFIGSALGAAAGVMVGMYYGVVKYDMGYIAGVKAFTAAVLGGIGNIPGAMFGGILLGVLESFGAGYISSAYKDAFAFGILVIVLIFKPSGLFGEKS, translated from the coding sequence ATGTTTATCCAACAGCTTATAAATGGATTAACTTTGGGAGCAATATATGCACTCATTGCTTTGGGCTATACTATGGTCTATGGAATCCTTCAGTTAATAAATTTCGCTCACGGTGAAATTTATATGATTGGAGGATATATTGGTGTTTTCGTAGTCTCAGTATTTGGTCCAACACTAATAGCTTCAGGTAATGCGATATATCTCCTTCCAATAATTTTTATCGTTTCAATGTTATTTTGTGCAGGGTTAGGTATAACGATAGAACGTCTGGCATATCGTCCACTACGAAATGCACCGCGATTAGCGCCGTTAATTACTGCAGTTGGGGTTTCACTCGTGCTTCAGAACGCAGCGATGCTGATTTTTGGGTCAGAAAATAAAATATTTCCGTCGATTTTTCCGGAAGGAGCAATTATGTTGAACAATGCTCGGATTAGTTATCTTCAGATATTTATTATAATTTTCTGTATTCTTTTGATGGTAGGATTAGAGTTATTTATCAAAAAAACTAAGCTTGGAATAGCGATGCGTGCAACCGCACAAGACCGTGATGCTGCAGCGCTGATGGGAATCAATATCAATCGAGTTATTGCGACAACATTTTTTATCGGGTCAGCATTAGGTGCGGCTGCTGGCGTTATGGTTGGGATGTATTATGGAGTAGTCAAATATGATATGGGATATATTGCAGGGGTTAAAGCGTTTACCGCTGCCGTTCTCGGTGGTATCGGAAATATACCTGGCGCAATGTTTGGTGGCATATTACTGGGGGTATTAGAAAGTTTTGGTGCCGGATATATCTCGAGCGCATATAAAGATGCCTTTGCGTTTGGAATATTAGTAATTGTATTAATCTTTAAACCTTCAGGTTTGTTTGGGGAAAAGTCGTAA
- a CDS encoding ABC transporter ATP-binding protein/permease: MKNFVRLLQEFIKPYWVMILQASVLMALVTFLWLPMLFLTKMLVDQVIPHQDDKLLLIVLLGFISIHLSRGLISFALQYIISFLGQRVVFHLRRRLHEKLGQLQMSYFDQRLTGKIMARVMNDVATVQHLVTGGFITMFTDVIMVIAVIGVMFWFNWQLALMAMTVLPFYVFNYNFFVKHIREISRKIREKVSEMYGLLGERLSAVRLVKSFAQEEFEIRRFDQKIKDYLKFNLRNTMLNTSLSSIAGIISGVGTIIIIGYGGLLIRSGQLTLGSFIAFQSSIIYLYGPIVRLTQINTVIQWVMVSINRIFEVFDEPILILDKPNSIELSAVKNRIQFKQVSFTYRFDDNPILKNIDLDIPVGTVVGIVGPSGSGKSTLLSLLLRLYDVTKGAILIDGYDIRDIKISNLRRLIGFVPQESFLFSGTISSNIRYGRMDATDTEIIAAAKAAELHEFIEGLPKKYETEIGERGITLSGGQKQRLALARALLTNPYILLLDDCTSSLDAETESKIQKTLDKLMADRTCFIVAHRLSSVMNADIIIVLDDGKIIEKGTHYELINQDGYYARLFEEQYSSVLESSEVV; the protein is encoded by the coding sequence ATGAAAAATTTTGTGAGGTTATTACAAGAGTTCATCAAACCATACTGGGTTATGATACTGCAGGCATCGGTGTTGATGGCATTGGTGACGTTTCTTTGGTTACCGATGCTGTTTTTAACTAAAATGCTGGTTGACCAGGTTATCCCGCATCAGGATGACAAATTGCTTTTAATTGTTCTGCTCGGGTTTATCAGTATCCATTTATCTCGAGGACTTATTTCTTTTGCGTTGCAATACATTATTTCATTTCTCGGGCAACGGGTGGTATTCCATCTTCGACGTCGATTACACGAAAAACTCGGTCAACTCCAGATGAGTTATTTCGATCAGCGGTTAACGGGAAAAATTATGGCACGGGTTATGAATGATGTTGCTACGGTACAGCATTTAGTAACCGGTGGATTTATCACGATGTTTACCGATGTTATAATGGTGATTGCGGTTATCGGGGTTATGTTTTGGTTTAACTGGCAGTTAGCTTTGATGGCGATGACGGTATTACCGTTCTATGTATTCAACTATAACTTTTTTGTTAAACATATTCGAGAAATAAGTCGTAAGATTCGCGAGAAAGTATCTGAGATGTATGGATTATTAGGTGAACGGCTTAGTGCTGTTCGATTAGTTAAATCATTTGCGCAGGAAGAATTCGAAATTCGTCGGTTCGACCAGAAAATTAAGGATTATTTAAAATTTAATCTTCGCAATACCATGCTTAATACTTCGTTAAGTTCGATAGCTGGAATTATTAGCGGGGTCGGAACAATAATAATCATCGGTTACGGTGGCTTACTAATTCGGAGTGGACAATTAACCTTAGGGAGCTTTATTGCGTTCCAATCATCGATTATCTATCTCTACGGGCCAATTGTTCGGTTAACACAAATTAATACAGTTATCCAATGGGTTATGGTGAGTATCAATCGGATATTTGAGGTCTTTGATGAACCGATATTGATTTTGGATAAACCAAACTCCATTGAATTATCCGCAGTCAAAAACCGCATTCAATTCAAACAAGTATCATTTACCTATCGGTTTGATGATAATCCAATTTTGAAAAATATCGATTTGGATATCCCAGTTGGTACCGTGGTCGGCATCGTTGGTCCGAGCGGAAGCGGGAAAAGCACTTTGTTGAGTTTACTGCTCCGTTTGTATGATGTAACGAAAGGTGCTATTCTCATAGATGGGTATGATATTCGGGATATAAAAATATCCAATTTACGGCGTTTAATTGGTTTCGTTCCGCAGGAAAGTTTTTTGTTTTCCGGAACGATTAGTTCTAATATCAGATATGGGAGAATGGATGCGACAGATACAGAAATTATCGCTGCAGCAAAAGCTGCTGAACTCCATGAGTTTATCGAAGGGCTGCCAAAAAAATATGAGACGGAAATCGGAGAACGGGGTATCACTTTATCTGGAGGACAGAAACAACGATTGGCATTAGCCCGCGCATTATTAACCAATCCATATATTCTACTGCTAGATGATTGTACCAGCTCATTAGATGCAGAAACGGAATCGAAAATTCAGAAGACTCTCGATAAACTTATGGCTGACCGAACCTGTTTTATTGTTGCGCATCGGTTGTCGTCGGTTATGAATGCAGATATAATCATTGTTCTTGATGATGGTAAGATTATTGAAAAAGGAACCCATTATGAACTGATAAATCAGGATGGATATTATGCACGGTTATTTGAAGAACAATATAGTTCTGTACTCGAATCCTCAGAGGTAGTATAA
- a CDS encoding ABC transporter ATP-binding protein — protein MYMALLEIEGLTKYFGGLAAVEKVDLVVNHGEIVSLIGPNGAGKTTFFNCLTGLYQPTSGKMYFDGKKYNLFKKQPYEITRYGIGRTFQNIRLFANMTVLENVMVARYCRTKSGFFHILFQLPSMKKEEEETIAQSYQLLGFVGLADRTNLLANSLPYGDQRRLEIARALATQPKLLLLDEPAAGMNPQETASLMQLLLKIREQGITILLIEHDMKVVMNISDRVAVLDYGIKISEGTPEQVRKDPRVIEAYLGKSG, from the coding sequence ATATATATGGCATTACTTGAAATCGAAGGGTTGACCAAATATTTTGGTGGATTAGCTGCGGTTGAGAAAGTCGATTTAGTTGTCAACCACGGTGAAATTGTTAGTCTCATCGGCCCGAATGGTGCTGGGAAGACAACTTTTTTCAACTGTTTAACTGGTTTATATCAACCGACATCAGGAAAAATGTACTTTGATGGCAAGAAATATAATTTATTCAAAAAACAACCGTATGAAATCACACGGTATGGAATCGGTAGAACATTTCAGAACATCCGATTGTTTGCGAATATGACCGTATTAGAGAATGTTATGGTGGCTCGATATTGTCGGACGAAATCAGGATTTTTTCATATTCTTTTCCAGCTCCCAAGTATGAAAAAGGAAGAAGAAGAAACTATAGCCCAATCTTATCAATTATTAGGTTTTGTCGGCTTAGCTGACCGAACAAATCTATTAGCTAATAGTTTGCCCTACGGAGACCAACGCCGGCTTGAAATTGCACGCGCGTTAGCGACTCAACCGAAATTGCTACTATTAGATGAACCTGCTGCTGGTATGAATCCCCAAGAAACCGCGTCTTTAATGCAATTATTGTTAAAAATCAGAGAACAGGGAATAACTATTTTATTAATCGAACATGATATGAAAGTGGTGATGAATATTTCCGATCGGGTTGCAGTGCTTGATTATGGTATTAAGATATCTGAAGGTACCCCGGAGCAGGTTAGAAAAGACCCAAGGGTTATTGAAGCTTATCTTGGGAAATCAGGTTAA
- a CDS encoding branched-chain amino acid ABC transporter permease produces MKSRAIQIWIIYLVVFIFPLAISNAWYQNLYIIHILFDVGCYVMLALGLNIVLGFTGLLNLGYIAFFGIGAYTYAILNTFFTLSFWVALPIAGIITAVFGLLLGIPSLRVRGDYLAIVTLGFGEIVRIILNNWESVTNGPRGMDNLAPPILIRTVHFFPIIFSSEVFFYYLILTLILLTVFIVRRLDQSRIGRAWVAIREDEVAAATMGIPVTRLKWLAFSLGATFAGLVGCVFASRQGFISPESFTFMESVIVVSMVVLGGLGSIPGAIVGAIILAILPELLRLRGFESYRMLLFGLAMILLMLFRPQGLFGSKRRYLELHPTEEKIKLAEDEVLSEIEKK; encoded by the coding sequence ATGAAGAGTAGAGCAATCCAAATTTGGATAATTTATTTAGTGGTGTTTATTTTCCCATTAGCGATAAGTAACGCGTGGTATCAGAATTTATATATTATCCATATTTTATTTGATGTTGGATGTTATGTTATGCTTGCGTTAGGTTTAAATATTGTTCTCGGGTTTACCGGGTTATTGAATTTAGGATATATCGCTTTTTTTGGAATCGGCGCATATACCTATGCGATTTTAAATACTTTTTTTACACTTTCCTTCTGGGTTGCATTACCTATTGCCGGAATTATTACCGCTGTTTTTGGATTATTACTCGGCATACCTAGTTTGCGGGTTCGAGGCGATTATTTAGCGATAGTAACCCTAGGGTTTGGTGAAATCGTTCGGATTATTCTGAACAATTGGGAATCAGTAACGAATGGACCACGCGGGATGGATAATCTAGCTCCTCCAATTTTAATTCGTACTGTTCATTTTTTCCCGATCATATTTAGTTCTGAGGTATTTTTTTATTATTTAATTTTAACATTGATTTTACTAACCGTTTTTATTGTAAGACGCCTTGACCAATCCCGCATTGGTCGAGCTTGGGTAGCGATTCGAGAAGATGAGGTGGCAGCAGCAACTATGGGAATTCCGGTGACTAGGTTGAAATGGCTAGCATTTTCACTCGGAGCGACATTTGCTGGATTAGTTGGATGTGTTTTTGCCTCGCGTCAAGGATTTATTTCCCCAGAAAGTTTTACTTTTATGGAATCCGTAATTGTAGTCAGCATGGTAGTTCTTGGTGGATTAGGAAGTATTCCTGGTGCGATTGTTGGCGCAATTATTTTAGCGATATTACCTGAACTACTCCGTTTACGCGGATTTGAAAGTTATCGGATGTTATTATTTGGTCTAGCGATGATTCTTTTGATGCTTTTTCGGCCTCAAGGATTGTTTGGTAGTAAACGCCGGTATCTCGAACTTCATCCTACTGAAGAGAAAATTAAACTAGCTGAAGATGAAGTCTTATCAGAGATAGAAAAGAAATAA